A DNA window from Lutra lutra chromosome 8, mLutLut1.2, whole genome shotgun sequence contains the following coding sequences:
- the UCN3 gene encoding urocortin-3 has product MLKPAHLLLLLLLFPGAPRPGLSQRLYRAKSFFSCINTALSEARRSSLEDAPPLSMRGFPYLPSQDPSSGEDEEKEEEEEDKKKRTLPGSGGSSGAGSARYKYLPPAQLKGRPHQDKAKSDRRTKFTLSLDVPTNIMNILFNIAKAKNLQAKAAANALLMAQIGRKK; this is encoded by the coding sequence ATGCTGAAGCCAGCCCACCtcctgctgttgctgctgctgtttccAGGGGCCCCCCGGCCGGGCCTCTCCCAGAGGCTGTACAGAGCCAAGTCCTTCTTCAGCTGTATCAACACGGCCCTGTCAGAGGCCAGGAGGAGCTCGCTGGAGGATGCACCACCGCTGAGCATGAGAGGCTTCCCCTACCTGCCCAGCCAAGACCCCTCCTCAGGAGAGGacgaggagaaggaggaggaggaagaggacaagaAGAAGAGGACCCTCCCAGGCTCCGGGGGCAGCAGTGGAGCAGGAAGTGCCCGGTACAAATACCTCCCCCCAGCTCAGCTCAAGGGCAGGCCGCACCAGGACAAGGCCAAGAGTGACCGGCGCACCAAGTTCACACTGTCCCTTGATGTCCCCACGAATATCATGAACATCCTCTTCAACATTGCCAAGGCCAAGAACCTGCAGGCCAAGGCAGCTGCCAACGCACTCCTGATGGCACAGATTGGGCGTAAGAAGTAG
- the TUBAL3 gene encoding LOW QUALITY PROTEIN: tubulin alpha chain-like 3 (The sequence of the model RefSeq protein was modified relative to this genomic sequence to represent the inferred CDS: inserted 2 bases in 1 codon), translated as MRECLSIHIGQAGVQIGDACWELYCLEHGIQPDGAVLCSRRDQLESGSMEHMDASFNTFFRETRAGKHVPRALLMDLDPVVIDGIRAGQRRSLFHPEQLVSGKEDAANNYARGRYSVGSEIIDLVLERIRKLAEQCSGLQGFLIFRSFGGGTGSGFTSLLMEQLSIEYNRKTKLEFSVYPAPRISTAVVEPYNSILTTHTTLEHSDCTFMVDNEAIYDICHHKLGVERPSYVSINRLIGQAVSCITASLRFEGPLNVDLIEFQTNLVPYPRIHFPMTTLAPIISADHAYHEELSVSDITAACFDFSNQLVKCDPRLGKYMACCLLYRGDVVPKDVNAAIAAMKSRNSVQFVDWCPTGFKVGINNQPPMVIPGGDLAKIQRAVCMMSNTTAVVEAWARLDHKFDLMYAKRAFLHWYSREGMEEGEFSEAREDLAALEKDYEEMGQSXSDGNVAEENEC; from the exons AGGGAGTGCCTTTCCATCCACATTGGCCAAGCTGGCGTCCAGATTGGGGATGCTTGCTGGGAACTCTATTGCCTGGAACATGGAATCCAGCCAGACGGCGCTGTTCTCTGTAGTAGAAGGGATCAGCTGGAAAGTGGGAGCATGGAGCACATGGATGCATCTTTCAATACCTTCTTTCGTGAGACGAGAGCTGGGAAGCACGTGCCCAGAGCACTCCTCATGGATCTGGATCCCGTTGTTATAG ATGGGATTCGAGCCGGCCAGCGCCGCTCACTCTTCCACCCAGAGCAGCTCGTCAGTGGGAAGGAAGACGCTGCAAACAACTACGCCCGTGGTCGCTACTCTGTGGGGTCCGAGATCATCGACCTTGTGCTCGAGAGGATCCGAAAGCTG GCAGAGCAGTGCAGTGGACTTCAGGGATTTTTGATTTTCCGAAGCTTTGGAGGAGGCACTGGATCAGGATTTACATCTCTCTTAATGGAGCAGCTCTCAATAGAATACAACAGGAAGACGAAATTGGAGTTCTCTGTCTATCCAGCCCCCCGGATCTCCACCGCTGTTGTGGAGCCTTACAACTCCATCCTCACCACGCACACCACCCTGGAACACTCAGACTGCACATTCATGGTGGACAACGAGGCCATCTATGACATCTGCCACCATAAACTCGGTGTCGAGCGTCCCTCTTACGTCAGCATTAATAGGCTGATAGGCCAGGCGGTATCTTGCATTACTGCTTCTCTCCGGTTTGAGGGGCCCTTGAATGTGGACCTCATTGAATTCCAGACCAACCTTGTCCCTTATCCAAGAATACATTTCCCCATGACAACCTTGGCCCCCATCATCTCTGCTGACCACGCCTACCATGAGGAGCTCTCTGTGTCCGACATCACCGCTGCTTGCTTTGACTTCTCCAATCAGCTGGTCAAGTGTGATCCTCGGCTGGGGAAGTACATGGCCTGCTGCCTACTGTACCGAGGGGACGTGGTCCCCAAAGACGTGAATGCAGCCATCGCAGCCATGAAGTCAAGGAACTCTGTGCAGTTTGTGGATTGGTGTCCGACTGGTTTCAAGGTGGGCATCAACAACCAGCCACCCATGGTGATCCCAGGAGGGGACCTGGCCAAGATCCAGCGGGCTGTGTGTATGATGAGCAACACCACGGCCGTCGTGGAGGCCTGGGCCCGCCTGGACCACAAGTTCGACCTCATGTATGCCAAGAGGGCATTTCTGCATTGGTACAGCAGGGAGGGCATGGAGGAAGGCGAGTTCTCAGAGGCCAGGGAAGACTTGGCCGCTCTGGAGAAGGATTATGAAGAAATGGGGCAAAG TTCTGATGGAAATGTGGCCGAGGAGAATGAGTGTTAA